The genomic DNA CCCGAGGCGCTAGGTCGGGGAAActccacgtgtcccgggaggtcgggctcccGGCCGTGTCGGCTTACGAAGGAAGGCAGCCGCCCACGCAAGTTTGTGGTCCGCGCCGCGTCCAGCCCAGGAGACTCGTTGGGCCGTCCTTATGTGAGTCAGGCTCGTCAGGGGTCCCGGGTTCACACCCCTGTCAGAGGCCCCCGAGTGGCTCTGTGATTTTAATAATCACGGAGCCGCTGGACTCGGTTTGATGACCCCTGGCCGGGGCGTCCCATCTTCCTGTCCGTGTTCCCAGCTTTTGGAGGACGCCGGCGCTGGCGTGACGGGGTCGTGGCAGTCTTGATGGCCGGCTGGAGTGCGGGTACCATGGAATCTCGAGGCCCGTCATCGCGTCTTATCGCCGCGCCTCGGGCGCCTCGGCTTCCCCCCTGCTCGGGGGCGCTCCTCATTGGAGGGTCGTGCGGCGACTGTGCCCCGAGTGGCCCGGCGGTCGCTCGGCGAGCTGGCCCCGTCCCACCGGCATTCAAGAGGTGGGGGCGCAGCTAGGTGAGGACTTTTGGTGTGTCCCGTTTGACCGGTCCGTTGGGCGTCGTGGCCGTTCGTTTCCACGCTCGCCTATAAATAAGAGTGTTGTGGGTGCACGGTTCCACACAAGAAATGGAATCATGGAAATTTCTTTGGTAGTTTTCTTCCTCACACCCCATGCTTGCCCTCCAGATAAGAGCAGGCATGTCCTATGTctctggtgctagaagaatgcttttGCGAACGGCGGGGGATCTTCCTCAGGCATGAACTCGTCAACGAGTTCATCCCGTCTACTATCGACCGGCACCGAGGGGTTCGAGGGCTTGCTGCTGCAGTTTGGCAAGCCAGGCCACTGGTCTGCCGGCTCCCTTGCCAATCGGCGAGGGGGGCTCCCGGCTTCGTTGGTGCCCTCGTTGTACTCTCCTCAGCGTCGGCTTGGTGACCTGGTGGCGGTGGACCTATCCTGCCACGAGGGTCGCCCTTCTGCGTCCTTCTTGTTGGTGCCGCTCCCCCGAGATTTCGGGTGGGTGCATCACGTGTCGTTGACGCGGAgccgctgcctcatcttcaagCTCCAACTGGAAGGCGGCACAACTTGGCACTATGCTTCGTGGCATCGGGGGACGGTCATGGGCTCCTCTCTCATCTGGCAGGGTGGTCTTGCAGTCAGGACGGGTCTCCGCGCCTCCGTTCGGAGGCGCGCGGTGTTCTGAGGGGCGACTGGAAGGCGTCGTGGCCGGGGCAAAGGAGATCATGTCCTGTCTTCCAGTGCCTGAGGAAGATACCCAGAAGCGGCACCGGCGAGGAGTCAGGGCTAACCTCAGCTCCATTAACTCCTCCTTGATGGCATCGTCTGCCTCTACCTCCGCCGGGGGCTTTTCGGCGCGGCTgatgctagaagaaggcttgcgaggtgcTACAAGAAGTCTTGCGACGTTCTTTGGCCATGTCCTCCAGCTTGCCAGGTAGCAGTCGTTGCCTTTGCCCTTTTTTGTTGCTCCCTTTGTGGGAGTAAAtggatttgatccattgtgtccGCTGTTTCCCCGAGTCGAGGACAGCTAGCTTTTGTTTGTTGTAATGGCTTTTGGCCGATAGTTTTAGGAAAATGATCAATGAAATAAAGCTTACCCTGGGGCGTTtctgtttgtttgttttgtcgCACTGTCTTTTCATTTTCATGCCTCAATGATGAATGAACTCCACTACGATCCTTGGCGATCGGAGGAGGTGAACCCTGCCACTTGACCTAGATGGCCCCGAATGGTGGGTTCGGTGAGCTCAATAACGGGTGCGCCCATTTAAGGACAATCCGAGTGAAGTCCGACCCGCCGCGGACGGCAGGGTTGGTGGAGCCCCATTGGGAGCACTTCATTGCTCAACAGCCCGTATTCCAGTCAGATACCCGAGCCGTCAGCCAGCTCAGGGGGCCTAGTTGGCCTCCCCCCTGGAGGGGATTCTGTGCAACGCTAGAGGCCGGATCGGACAAGAAAATTTGAGACGACCCGACTGCTGCCGGGGCAGGTCGGGCTTGGGCCGCTTGGTCCTCGTCTCGGTTTTTCTTCCCTGGCTCTTTTAGTCAAGGCGGCACGGAGCCCTTAGCGGACTAGCCTTCGAACCTTGAAATCGAATCGTGCAGTTAAGATTCATTTGAGGCATGGAAACGGTTCGCCGTCTTTCCTGCAATTGGAAACGTATGGACGGCGAGGAATTTTAATTGAAATTATGGAGTACGCACCCGTAAGCCGATGCATCGCGCCGGTTGCCGCAGAGAGGTACGTGTGTGCCGGCTCGTGTCTCGAGGCATCGCTTTGTTCGGGAACCGTCGTGGAGTGATGATGCGAGTCTATTTAAGCCCCTGCTTCCTGTCATCTCGTCTCCATTGACGCTGTTGCCTGCCAGTTCgtggagagaaaaagagaggaggAGAAGACAGGGCGCAGGGAGATAGAGAAAGGGGGGAGGTGCTAACCGCCTTCGTCGTCGTCGAGGTCTTCTCTGATGGCTGACGGCAAGCACCCCCGCGATGAGGAGTCTAGTGCTCCGCCGCGCGGCCTGCCGCGAGTGTGCATCGAGCTCTTCCGGGGAAGGTACTTTTCGACGCCACCCTCGTTCATCTGTCTCTGCAATTTGCCTTGTTATGTTCTTCTTAGTTCCCGCGTGGTGGTAGGGTGGCGTCGTCGGGTCCCGGCGAGTGGATCGCGGAGCGAGGCGACGTCGGGCAGTCGGGGGCCGCTGCCGCTTTCGGCTCCTCCTCGTCTGGCGAGCCTTCGGCGTGGGACAATGCCGGGGCGTCCGCTGCCACTGCCGGCGGCTCTGCTTCGTCCTTCATCGTGCCCCCGGCGCCAGTCGTCGCGGCGCCGTTGGCCCCCGCCGCTGTCGCGCCGGGTTCGCCCGCAGCATCCGCCACGTCTTCGGAGTCTGACCCTGCAGAGGTCCATCCAGACATACCAGTTCTGCAAAGGGAGTGCGACTTGGTGCGTGGCCGCTTCTCGGCCGCCTCGATCGAGATCGAGCGTTTGCGGGAGAGCCTGCGGGTGGTCGAGGTGGCTCACGACGctgtcgaggaggaggcgcgtgCGGCGAGGGATGCTGCCGCAGACGCCCAGGACCATGCCTTTGGTGAGTTCTGTTCTTGGTCGTGTCTTCCATCCCCTGTTTTTCCTGCATTTCACAATTTTTATCTGCTGTGCAGGAGGAGGAGTTGGACGCCGTTTGCCGCGAGGTGACGGACTTGCAGCGCCGCTTCGGCGAGTTGGAGGACCGGCGTGAGGCCCTGGAGGATGGCGTGCTTGCCGTCTTCCGTGTGGTGGGGCCGTGAGCGCCCATGCGGGTGGATCAGCTCCACGCCCTCCCCACGATCATTCGCTCGGCGGTGAGGTTGGGGATCCATCGCGGTGCCGCTGCCGCATTGGCCTCCGTCCAGCTTCGCACTGGGATGCACCTTGTGGGAGTCGACCCCGGCTTCCCAGAGACCTCTAGCGCGGCGGTCCGTCGGACGGCCATGCTGAACTTAGTTGGGTTCGAATGGGTCGTCGCGGCGGAGATGGtcgtcgacgacctcctgcAGCGTGGCGCGGACCTGGACCTGGATGGTTCATAGTGGCCTGGCGGGACGGAGGCGGAGCGCGGGGCCGGCCGGTGGCCATCTTTTCATTTTGTTTAAAAATGTCTGTAAATGCTGGCCCCCAAGCCGTTCGTGCGGCTTGGGTGAACATCCAGGGTGTTCGCCGTGTGCGGCGCCCTAATTATGTTTAGTGTCTTGTTTGCTTCTTATGCTCTTGCCCCGTTTTTTGTCTTGCGCGAGATTGTTTTTTCGAAAAAGTCCCACCGTTTGCTTTTCGACTTGCTTGCGGACGTTTTTGCGTATTGTGTTCCCTTCTTTCGGGACTGTGTGTTGATCGTAGGCTGCGATGTGTAGGCGGGAGCTGGCCCAGAGGTATCAATCGCCAGTTGCCATAGACCGTTACACGGATCTGATTGATAGGGTAATTCGGGAAAAGCGTTTGAGTAGGATGGAAAAAATGTGAACTGATAGAAAAAGTCGTGTGTTGTGTGGCAAGAGAAATCGGTGTGCGTGTGTTGCACAGCCCGTCCCAGTGAGGCCCCCGAGCGCATTGGCATGAGAATGCTCAGGTCAAGGGGCTGTAGAGGCGAAAAAAAGCAACAGAAAGtgggatggtcgaagaccatggTCTGGCCCCCCGAGCGCTCCAAGCCAAATGCGGTTGGGTCGGGGTGCTTGAAACCAGAGAATGTATGTGCTATGGAAAAAAATAAAGTGCAGGTGTCCGGCCCCTGAGTGTTTTCGAGCCGGGAGTGGCCGGGTCGGGTCGCCGGATAAGTCTACTGTGACATGCGGGGAGAGAGAAAATCGACAGGTGTCGGGCCCTCGAGTGCTCCAAGCTGAGAGTGGCCGGGTCGGGGCACTGGACTGAGCCGCCAGTGCTCTTACGGGAAAAAGCATCGTAACTGCTCTATGTTCCAAGAGTTGGTCAGAGTGTTACCGTCGGAGTCTTTTAGCCTGTAGGTGCCTGGCCATATGACCTCGGTGATGCTgtagggtccttcccatggcaGCGAGAGCTTGTGCTTATCCTTCGTCGACATGGCTCATCACAAGACCAGATCTCCGACCTGCAGCGTCCTCTCCCGTATGCGTCTCTCGTGGTACCTACGCAAAGCTTGTTGGTAACGGGCCGAGCGGTGTAACGTTGCTAACATCGCTTCCTCTAACAATTCCATGGCGTCCCTTTGTGCTTCAGCCGCCGTTTCTGGGTCAAACGCCTTGACTCTCGGGGCGCCGTAGTCCAGGTCGGAAGGGAGCACGGCCTCAGAGCCGTATGTCAGGAAGAAAGGTGTCAGCCCCGTCGACCGGTTAGGTGTGGTTCGCAAGCTCCAGAGCACTGCTGGCAGTTCTTCCACCCAACGACCCGCGGATTTTTTGAGCATGTAAAAAATTCGCGGTTTGAGTCCTTGGAGGATTAGGCCGTTAGCTCTGTCGACTTGCCCGTTTGTGCGTGGGTGTCCGACCGATGCCCAGTGGATCCGGATCCCATACCTTCCGCAAATTCTTGGAAGTGGTGGCCCGTGAAGTTGGttccgttgtcggtgatgatggaATTGGGTACGTCGAACTTGTAGACGATGTCCAGAAAGAACTTGACGGCCTCCTTGGAATCGATTGTGGTGATCGGCTTTGCCTCTATCcatttggtgaacttgtcgattgcgACAAGTAGGTGGATGAACCCTCCTGGTGCCTTCTGCAGTGGCCCGACCATGTCTAAaccccacacggcaaatgacCATGTTATGGGAATGGTCTGAAGGGCTTGGGCTGGCAGGTGGTTTTGTTTTGCGTAAAACTGGTAGCCTTCGCATGCACGGACGATTTCCTCCGGGTTGCGCAGTGCCgttggccagtagaatcctTGTCGGAAAGCTTTTCCGACCAGGGAGCGTGGTGCAGCGTGGTGTCCACAGATCCCGGCGTGTATCTCAAGAAAAAGTTCCTTGCCctgctgtaaggatcaccggggtgtccgacccaagagggggagggggtgaatagggtcgctaatcgctttttaacctagggctcaatctaattgcataagataaacctaacacgtcctacacatgctagttatgaataaggtttatctatgctaccctctacttaccccaaaagacttgcaacctatagccaaccctaatcaaactaacaaggaaagtaaaggtaagcaagaaagagtaaatgcggaaacgtaatgcggtaagtaaagcggtaagggagaggatatgcaaactcccgtgaagacaccaagacacacgatttaacgtggttcggttaggacaccaaagtccctccctacgtccacgaccacttgtccaacacgaacaagtgtgatgccgagtctcttcgcttgatcaccgtcttgccacgcctccaaggctcccgacaagcaaaggctaagtgacgccaagtcacaaagacgaggtcaccgccaccgtctatctcgaagcatCACCACGGCAccatcttcactatcttggagctttaacaccaagtaggggc from Panicum virgatum strain AP13 chromosome 7N, P.virgatum_v5, whole genome shotgun sequence includes the following:
- the LOC120681131 gene encoding uncharacterized protein LOC120681131 → MVGPLQKAPGGFIHLLVAIDKFTKWIEAKPITTIDSKEAVKFFLDIVYKFDVPNSIITDNGTNFTGHHFQEFAEELPAVLWSLRTTPNRSTGLTPFFLTYGSEAVLPSDLDYGAPRVKAFDPETAAEAQRDAMELLEEAMLATLHRSARYQQALRRYHERRIRERTLQVGDLVL